The following are encoded together in the Bacillus cereus group sp. RP43 genome:
- a CDS encoding glycosyltransferase: protein MRISVVIPAHNEASTLSQVLVEVEKLEPYEIIVVDNGSTDGTKEVALQHSCHVIYYKHSLGNDVGRAIGAREAKGEIVLFLDGDIVIESKELQRFVKGIQQGHQIVVNNLTWSVYLKMRPHYTTVGKFMLNRYLNKKELVVGSLIAIPHAMNRDVIENLGWWNLADPALFQVMAVSRGVDIADMASVDVIHTNKVRPVHTGTSPGSPYPKATSRIIGDHLRALQYVIETYGKRGGFSEGNRDREFIGKYKPVLLQRKKAKYSAIIPVSEERMTIRSVIQEVKKAGVDEIIVVANGADVETIKQAKLENVIVLEFSKAFGHNVARAIGAMHATADIYLFVDGDFVIEARNLVPFLHAIEDGNDVALNDLQCLLDMFHPADPISMGKYFVNLVAKRPDLWNNSLTAVPHAMHKKVIEKIGYEALVIPPLAQMKAILANFSIRAIDFVDVIKPNRIRPEQHGFVNGRIPAFDRIFGDQLEAIAYLLKHTNGRGSFTDGERDRDIILQLRREEENIDEC from the coding sequence ATGAGAATATCAGTTGTTATTCCAGCGCATAATGAAGCAAGTACTTTATCACAAGTTTTAGTAGAAGTGGAGAAGCTCGAGCCGTATGAAATTATTGTAGTAGATAATGGATCAACAGATGGAACGAAGGAAGTCGCATTACAGCATAGTTGCCATGTAATTTATTATAAACATTCTCTTGGCAATGATGTAGGAAGGGCAATTGGAGCTAGGGAAGCAAAAGGCGAAATTGTATTGTTTTTAGATGGTGACATCGTTATTGAGAGTAAAGAGCTACAACGTTTCGTGAAAGGAATTCAGCAGGGGCATCAAATTGTTGTGAATAATTTAACATGGTCTGTTTATTTAAAGATGAGACCACATTATACGACAGTTGGAAAATTCATGTTGAATCGTTACTTGAATAAAAAAGAGCTTGTTGTTGGTTCTTTAATCGCAATTCCACATGCGATGAATCGGGATGTTATTGAGAATCTTGGGTGGTGGAATTTAGCAGATCCAGCACTATTTCAAGTAATGGCGGTGTCTAGAGGAGTAGATATTGCCGATATGGCTTCGGTCGATGTAATTCACACGAATAAGGTTCGTCCTGTGCATACTGGTACATCACCTGGTTCTCCTTATCCGAAAGCGACTAGTCGTATTATAGGTGATCATTTGCGTGCTTTGCAATACGTAATCGAAACATATGGTAAACGCGGCGGTTTTTCGGAGGGAAACAGGGATAGAGAGTTTATAGGGAAGTATAAACCAGTTTTATTACAAAGGAAAAAAGCGAAATACAGTGCGATTATACCAGTATCAGAAGAAAGAATGACTATAAGATCTGTCATACAAGAAGTGAAAAAAGCAGGAGTAGATGAAATTATAGTTGTTGCGAATGGAGCGGATGTAGAGACAATTAAACAAGCAAAACTAGAGAATGTTATTGTCCTTGAATTTTCAAAAGCATTTGGGCACAATGTGGCAAGAGCAATAGGAGCCATGCATGCTACGGCTGATATTTATTTATTTGTAGATGGTGATTTTGTGATTGAAGCGCGAAATCTAGTTCCATTTTTGCATGCTATTGAAGACGGAAATGATGTGGCGTTAAATGACTTGCAATGTTTGTTAGATATGTTTCACCCGGCAGATCCAATTAGTATGGGGAAATATTTCGTGAATTTGGTAGCAAAACGACCAGATTTATGGAACAACTCATTAACGGCAGTGCCACATGCTATGCATAAAAAAGTAATAGAGAAGATTGGATACGAGGCCCTCGTTATTCCACCGTTAGCTCAAATGAAAGCTATTTTAGCTAATTTTTCTATAAGAGCAATAGATTTTGTTGATGTTATAAAACCGAACCGTATACGTCCAGAACAACACGGGTTTGTAAACGGACGAATTCCTGCATTTGATCGTATTTTCGGAGATCAGCTTGAGGCGATTGCTTATTTATTAAAACATACAAATGGGCGCGGGAGTTTTACAGACGGAGAAAGGGATAGAGATATAATACTACAATTGAGAAGGGAAGAAGAGAATATAGATGAATGCTAG
- a CDS encoding DUF2642 domain-containing protein: protein MCLFRKYWHKLSRLFNRQLGYFLDDKLLPAVERLLFSQNFARFIQRHSKQATEEFIESSQFQSIICNILKECNTSPFKEIAKQYLGKNVEITVTVGQLTGVIVAVGDDFLTLQEGIGTEVLLPFTSIISMKEV from the coding sequence ATGTGTCTGTTCAGAAAATATTGGCACAAATTATCCAGACTGTTTAATAGACAATTAGGTTATTTTTTAGATGACAAGTTATTGCCTGCTGTGGAACGACTTTTATTTTCGCAAAACTTCGCGAGATTTATTCAAAGACATTCTAAGCAAGCTACGGAAGAGTTTATAGAATCAAGTCAATTTCAATCTATTATTTGTAACATTTTAAAAGAATGCAATACATCACCTTTTAAAGAAATTGCAAAGCAATATTTAGGGAAAAACGTAGAAATTACTGTGACAGTTGGACAGTTAACAGGTGTTATTGTAGCAGTTGGTGACGATTTCTTAACGCTGCAAGAAGGAATAGGAACAGAAGTTTTATTACCATTTACAAGTATTATATCAATGAAAGAAGTGTAA
- a CDS encoding serine hydrolase: MDQEKNTVNGKVRRPIVYIKRTIILILLFSIVYFMYTKIVAHNKKEETLKAAAEMKKQEELKKKEEEKKKQEAQKQKEQEEQVKQAQAIEQPTEGPPQEINENAQLDQYLQNAGFSGTAVIVKNGKVLLNKGYGMANKEKQVPNNSETTFYIGSISKAFVATAIMQLKDQNKLQVEDTVAKYIPDFPQGNSIQLKHLLTHTSGIPEYEQGTEDISHEELIKRIGNQKRIAGPGEKWKYSDSNYSILAYIAEKVSGQPLEEYIKQHIFATAGMKHSGFGKALEQTRFPSTGYKIVNNNMTTPNIPSMSQLYGCGDIYTSAHDLYLFNEALFSGKLISKESYDQMFTAVKKDYGFGWYVDPGSYSNHGVMPGWNCLNGFSKNGSVYVVLLSNIQNNIKSFGKVNNDIYTILRNIEV; this comes from the coding sequence ATGGATCAGGAAAAAAATACTGTTAATGGGAAAGTACGTCGTCCGATTGTATACATAAAAAGAACAATCATTCTCATCCTACTATTTTCAATTGTATATTTCATGTATACAAAAATTGTTGCGCATAATAAAAAAGAAGAAACTTTAAAAGCAGCAGCAGAAATGAAGAAGCAAGAAGAGTTGAAAAAGAAAGAAGAAGAAAAAAAGAAGCAAGAAGCACAAAAACAAAAAGAGCAGGAAGAACAAGTGAAACAAGCGCAAGCTATAGAGCAGCCTACTGAAGGACCCCCTCAAGAAATTAATGAAAACGCTCAATTGGATCAATATTTACAAAACGCAGGATTTAGTGGAACAGCTGTTATTGTGAAGAACGGAAAAGTTCTTTTGAATAAAGGATACGGTATGGCGAACAAAGAGAAGCAAGTACCGAATAATTCAGAAACGACCTTTTATATTGGCTCTATTTCAAAGGCATTTGTAGCGACTGCTATTATGCAATTAAAAGATCAAAATAAATTACAAGTAGAGGATACGGTTGCAAAGTATATTCCAGATTTTCCTCAAGGTAATAGCATTCAGCTAAAACATTTATTAACACATACATCAGGGATTCCAGAATATGAGCAGGGAACAGAAGATATCTCTCATGAAGAGTTGATAAAACGGATAGGAAACCAAAAGCGTATTGCAGGCCCAGGAGAGAAATGGAAGTATTCAGATTCGAACTACTCTATACTTGCCTACATTGCCGAGAAAGTAAGTGGACAACCATTAGAAGAATATATTAAACAACATATTTTTGCAACTGCTGGTATGAAGCATTCTGGTTTTGGTAAAGCGTTAGAGCAAACAAGGTTCCCATCAACAGGTTATAAAATAGTGAATAACAACATGACAACACCTAACATTCCGAGCATGTCACAATTATATGGTTGTGGTGACATATATACAAGCGCGCATGATCTGTATTTATTTAATGAAGCGCTATTCTCTGGAAAATTAATTTCAAAAGAGAGTTATGATCAAATGTTTACAGCCGTGAAAAAGGATTACGGATTTGGCTGGTATGTAGATCCAGGCAGTTATTCAAATCACGGTGTAATGCCAGGTTGGAATTGCTTAAATGGATTTAGTAAAAACGGAAGTGTGTATGTCGTTTTATTATCAAACATTCAAAATAACATTAAATCATTTGGTAAAGTGAATAACGACATTTATACAATATTACGAAATATAGAAGTGTAG
- the nagE gene encoding N-acetylglucosamine-specific PTS transporter subunit IIBC, with translation MLQFLQRIGKALMLPIAVLPAAGLLLRLGQEDVFNIPVMAQAGAAIFDNLALIFAIGVAIGLSIDGSGAAGLAGAIGYLVLQNTTNALSKAYSAAELNDKLKSVQDLVGSVDPTKLADTMTKVSKAAALTPKINMAILGGIIAGVVAGLLYNKFHKIKLPEWLGFFAGKRFVPIITSIVMLLLGLVFGQIWPTIQSGIDAVAHGIVNLGSVGAGLFGLLNRLLIPIGLHHVMNTYFWFVLGDFTNAAGDIVHGDIARFFAKDPSAGMFMTGFFPIMMFGLPAACFAMIAAAKPEKRKMVTGMLGGLALTSFLTGITEPIEFSFMFLSPVLYGIHAVLTGLSLFITTTLGIHDGFSFSAGAIDYVLNFGIATKPVLLAGIGLIYAAIYFAVFYFLIKKFDLKTPGREDEDELAEEGDAPVAGSIGETYVAALGGKENLTVIDNCATRLRLQVKDAGLVNEPALKRAGAKGVMKLSNTSVQVIVGTNVESVADDMKKHV, from the coding sequence ATGTTGCAGTTTCTACAACGTATTGGTAAAGCGTTAATGCTTCCAATCGCCGTACTACCAGCAGCAGGATTATTGCTTCGTTTAGGACAAGAAGATGTATTTAATATTCCTGTTATGGCACAGGCCGGTGCAGCAATTTTTGATAATTTAGCACTTATTTTTGCAATTGGTGTTGCAATCGGTTTGTCTATTGATGGTAGTGGAGCAGCAGGACTTGCTGGGGCAATCGGATATCTTGTTTTACAAAATACAACGAACGCTTTAAGTAAGGCATATTCAGCAGCAGAGCTGAATGATAAATTAAAAAGTGTTCAGGATTTAGTCGGTTCGGTAGATCCAACTAAATTAGCAGATACAATGACAAAAGTTTCAAAAGCAGCGGCGTTAACGCCAAAAATAAATATGGCCATACTTGGTGGTATTATTGCTGGGGTTGTTGCTGGGTTACTATATAACAAATTCCATAAGATTAAATTACCAGAATGGTTAGGTTTCTTTGCAGGGAAACGTTTCGTACCAATCATTACTTCAATTGTAATGCTTCTTTTAGGATTAGTATTCGGTCAAATTTGGCCAACAATTCAAAGTGGTATTGATGCAGTAGCACATGGTATCGTGAACTTAGGTTCAGTTGGTGCTGGCTTATTCGGGTTATTAAACCGTTTATTAATTCCAATCGGTTTACACCACGTAATGAACACATACTTCTGGTTTGTACTTGGTGACTTTACAAACGCAGCTGGTGATATCGTTCATGGTGATATTGCACGCTTCTTCGCAAAAGATCCATCAGCAGGTATGTTTATGACTGGTTTCTTCCCAATTATGATGTTCGGTTTACCGGCAGCATGTTTCGCAATGATTGCGGCTGCTAAGCCAGAAAAACGTAAAATGGTTACAGGTATGTTAGGTGGCCTAGCATTAACTTCATTCTTAACTGGTATTACAGAGCCAATTGAATTCTCATTCATGTTCTTATCACCAGTATTATATGGTATTCATGCAGTATTAACAGGTCTTTCTTTATTCATTACAACAACACTTGGCATTCATGATGGTTTCTCATTTAGTGCCGGTGCAATCGATTACGTTTTAAACTTTGGTATTGCAACAAAACCAGTATTGCTAGCGGGAATAGGTTTAATTTACGCAGCAATTTACTTTGCAGTATTCTACTTCTTAATTAAGAAGTTCGACTTGAAAACTCCTGGTCGTGAAGATGAAGATGAGTTAGCTGAAGAGGGTGATGCACCAGTTGCAGGTTCAATTGGTGAAACTTACGTAGCAGCTTTAGGCGGAAAAGAAAACTTAACGGTTATTGATAACTGTGCAACTCGTCTACGCTTACAAGTGAAAGATGCAGGTTTAGTAAATGAGCCGGCATTAAAACGAGCTGGGGCAAAAGGTGTTATGAAATTAAGTAACACAAGTGTACAAGTTATCGTAGGTACAAACGTTGAATCTGTTGCCGATGATATGAAAAAACATGTATAA
- the glsA gene encoding glutaminase A, translating to MQCIETNNLQQLLEQVKPYTKKGKLATYIPELGNADPDDLGIAIFHKDTEYIHAGNSQTLFTLQSISKVITLALALLDRGEEYVFSKVGMEPTGDPFNSIIKLETTSPSKPLNPMINAGALAITSMLAGKDNEEKMEHILHFIREITDNPTINYSSKVANSELETAYLNRSLCYYMKQNGIIDCDIEELMDLYTRQCAVEVNCIDLARIGLIFAMDGYDPYKKKQIIPKHITKICKTFMVTCGMYNESGEFAIRVGIPAKSGVAGGIFGCVKGEMGIGIFGPALDANGNSIAGFKILELLSAQEGWSMF from the coding sequence ATGCAGTGCATTGAAACAAACAACTTACAGCAGTTGTTAGAACAAGTAAAACCATATACGAAAAAAGGAAAACTTGCTACTTATATCCCCGAACTAGGAAATGCAGATCCAGATGATTTAGGGATTGCCATTTTCCATAAAGATACAGAATATATCCATGCCGGCAACTCCCAAACACTATTTACTCTTCAAAGTATTTCCAAAGTAATTACACTTGCACTTGCCCTTTTAGATCGTGGTGAAGAATATGTATTTTCTAAAGTTGGAATGGAGCCAACTGGTGACCCTTTCAATTCTATTATTAAGTTAGAAACGACAAGTCCTTCCAAACCTCTTAATCCAATGATTAATGCAGGAGCACTAGCCATTACAAGCATGTTAGCCGGAAAAGATAACGAAGAAAAAATGGAGCATATTCTTCATTTTATACGTGAAATAACAGATAATCCTACTATTAATTATTCTTCTAAAGTTGCCAATTCAGAATTAGAGACTGCTTACTTAAACCGTTCACTTTGTTACTATATGAAACAAAACGGAATTATCGATTGTGATATTGAAGAACTTATGGATTTATACACTCGTCAATGTGCAGTTGAAGTAAACTGTATCGATTTAGCACGTATTGGCTTAATTTTTGCAATGGATGGATATGATCCATATAAAAAGAAACAGATCATCCCTAAACATATTACGAAAATTTGTAAAACATTTATGGTTACTTGCGGGATGTATAATGAATCTGGTGAATTTGCAATTCGTGTTGGAATCCCTGCAAAAAGTGGTGTAGCGGGCGGCATTTTCGGCTGCGTAAAAGGCGAAATGGGAATCGGTATTTTCGGACCGGCTTTAGATGCAAACGGAAATAGTATCGCTGGTTTTAAAATTCTTGAATTACTTTCTGCCCAAGAAGGTTGGAGTATGTTTTAA
- a CDS encoding DUF3969 family protein: MKLIFQMEKQPVLEKTILLFILSIVESLKLKVVSLDEAHRYIFNLEVLELLMDRNIDDQVLELIHFGMGLEDIYHVLPEELEHSIEELKWLCIQVLSEYSMHDEECVQLIEDIR, from the coding sequence ATGAAACTCATATTTCAAATGGAGAAACAACCTGTTCTTGAAAAAACAATCCTTCTTTTCATATTGAGTATTGTAGAAAGTTTGAAACTAAAAGTTGTTTCACTCGATGAAGCTCACCGATACATATTCAATTTAGAAGTGCTTGAACTATTAATGGATCGGAACATCGATGATCAAGTACTAGAACTTATTCATTTCGGAATGGGACTTGAAGACATTTACCATGTACTTCCCGAAGAACTTGAGCATAGTATTGAAGAACTGAAATGGCTTTGTATTCAAGTTTTAAGTGAGTACAGTATGCATGATGAAGAATGTGTACAACTAATTGAAGATATACGCTAA
- a CDS encoding manganese efflux pump — MSTAGLFSIFLIGIASNLDNAGVGIAYGIRKIRISWFNNFIIAFLGFLFTLLAGFFGNWIALFISEFTANLIGAIVLGIIGLFILCQPFLGKKDTLGSKDGSVLMGILRDPEKADFDGSKTISFSEAIILGVALSINNIAGGFDAGVTNLNLWLTACISGLFSFICISGFTYVGKRFLAEYLGKWATIIAGVLLILIGIDQLL; from the coding sequence ATGAGTACGGCAGGTTTATTTTCAATTTTTTTAATCGGAATTGCGTCTAATTTAGATAATGCGGGTGTTGGGATTGCGTATGGCATTCGTAAAATTCGAATTTCGTGGTTTAACAATTTTATCATCGCATTTTTGGGATTTTTATTTACTTTACTAGCTGGATTTTTTGGGAATTGGATAGCATTATTTATTTCAGAGTTCACAGCAAACCTTATTGGAGCAATTGTTTTAGGAATAATTGGGTTGTTTATTTTATGTCAGCCTTTCTTGGGTAAAAAAGACACCTTAGGATCTAAAGATGGTAGTGTACTTATGGGGATTTTACGTGATCCAGAAAAAGCAGATTTTGATGGTTCTAAAACAATTAGTTTTTCTGAAGCAATTATTTTAGGAGTTGCATTATCCATAAATAATATTGCAGGTGGATTTGATGCTGGAGTAACAAATTTAAATCTTTGGCTTACGGCATGTATTTCTGGGTTGTTTAGTTTTATTTGTATTAGTGGTTTTACGTATGTTGGTAAAAGATTTTTAGCTGAATACTTAGGGAAATGGGCAACTATAATTGCAGGTGTGTTATTAATTCTTATTGGAATTGATCAATTGTTGTAA
- a CDS encoding helix-turn-helix domain-containing protein: protein MPNKNPNEQLGTLIKKLLKERALSMRQLGTLTNIDPATISRIINGKQQPKQNHLQKFAKCLQVPPQLLLDAMYPDSPHINKEKADMYTSLDTIQQTLQSSNLFDFEYTTTRVKQELENYERYAQTTEGEKRIHESFKSKLEQIDSAGPFIEQLTNMYQQFCTETISNEERAIIGGALLYFILSTDIIPDYLFPIGYLDDAIAVELAKEKLIEVKRRT from the coding sequence ATGCCCAATAAAAATCCAAATGAGCAGCTTGGTACATTAATAAAGAAACTGTTAAAGGAGCGCGCTCTGTCTATGCGCCAACTAGGAACACTGACAAATATTGATCCTGCAACAATTTCAAGAATAATTAATGGCAAACAACAACCGAAGCAAAACCATTTACAAAAATTCGCAAAATGTCTACAAGTTCCACCGCAATTATTACTTGATGCAATGTACCCTGACTCTCCACACATAAATAAGGAAAAAGCAGATATGTACACATCTCTCGATACAATTCAGCAAACATTACAATCCTCTAACCTATTCGACTTCGAATACACAACAACTCGTGTGAAACAAGAACTTGAAAATTACGAGCGCTATGCTCAAACTACTGAAGGCGAAAAACGTATTCACGAGAGTTTCAAAAGTAAACTAGAACAAATTGATAGTGCCGGTCCTTTCATTGAGCAATTAACAAATATGTACCAACAATTTTGTACAGAAACCATTTCAAACGAAGAACGTGCAATTATTGGGGGTGCCTTACTATATTTCATTTTATCAACAGACATTATCCCCGATTATCTTTTTCCAATTGGCTATTTAGATGATGCAATTGCCGTTGAATTAGCTAAAGAGAAATTAATTGAAGTCAAACGAAGAACATAA
- a CDS encoding acetylornithine deacetylase has protein sequence MNQEVSQLLKQIDLRKEELLELTKTLIRFETPAPPARNTNEAQEFVAEFLKKRNFSIDKWDVYPNDPNVVGVKKGTKSELHKSLIINGHMDVAEVSVDEAWETNPFEPFIKDGWLVGRGAADMKGGLAGALFAIQLLEEAGIELPGDLMFQSVIGEEVGEAGTLQCCKRGYDADFAVVVDTSNLHMQGQGGVITGWITVKSPQTFHDATRRQMIHAGGRLFGASAIEKMMKIVQSLQELERHWAVMKTYEGYPSGTTTINPAVIEGGRHAAFIADECRVWITVHFYPNETHEQIIEEIETYLGKVAAADPWLSENPPQFKWGGESMIVDRGEIFPSLEVDSSHPAIQKLSSAHESILQKVATLDMSATVTDGGWFSEFNIPAVIYGPGTLEEAHSINEKVEVEQLIEFTKVITAFIYEWCHTRK, from the coding sequence ATGAATCAAGAAGTTTCACAGCTATTAAAACAGATTGATTTACGAAAAGAGGAGCTACTAGAACTTACAAAAACTTTAATTCGTTTTGAAACACCAGCACCACCAGCAAGAAATACAAATGAGGCACAGGAATTTGTTGCGGAGTTTCTAAAAAAACGAAATTTTAGTATTGATAAATGGGATGTATATCCAAATGATCCGAATGTTGTTGGTGTAAAAAAAGGGACGAAAAGTGAGTTGCATAAAAGTCTTATTATTAATGGCCATATGGATGTAGCTGAAGTATCGGTAGATGAGGCATGGGAAACAAATCCGTTTGAGCCGTTTATAAAAGATGGTTGGTTAGTTGGGAGAGGCGCGGCAGATATGAAAGGTGGACTAGCTGGAGCCTTATTTGCAATTCAGCTTTTAGAAGAAGCGGGAATTGAATTGCCAGGTGACTTAATGTTCCAATCGGTAATTGGAGAAGAAGTGGGAGAAGCAGGAACACTTCAATGTTGTAAGCGTGGTTATGATGCTGATTTTGCAGTAGTGGTTGATACAAGTAATTTACATATGCAAGGGCAGGGCGGCGTAATTACTGGATGGATTACAGTGAAAAGCCCGCAAACATTTCATGATGCAACACGTAGACAAATGATTCATGCTGGAGGACGTTTGTTTGGAGCGAGTGCTATTGAGAAAATGATGAAAATTGTTCAAAGCTTACAGGAGTTAGAGCGTCATTGGGCGGTCATGAAAACATATGAAGGCTATCCATCTGGAACAACAACAATTAATCCAGCTGTTATTGAAGGAGGACGTCATGCGGCATTTATTGCAGATGAATGCCGAGTATGGATTACGGTTCACTTTTATCCAAATGAAACGCATGAACAAATAATAGAAGAAATAGAAACGTATTTAGGAAAAGTGGCAGCAGCAGATCCATGGTTAAGTGAGAACCCACCACAATTTAAGTGGGGCGGAGAATCAATGATTGTTGATCGAGGTGAGATTTTTCCTTCTTTAGAAGTAGATAGTAGTCATCCGGCTATTCAGAAACTAAGTTCTGCACATGAATCTATATTACAGAAAGTCGCAACTTTAGATATGTCTGCTACAGTAACTGATGGCGGATGGTTTAGTGAGTTTAACATTCCAGCTGTTATTTACGGACCAGGTACATTAGAAGAAGCTCATTCAATAAATGAGAAAGTTGAAGTTGAGCAGTTAATTGAATTTACAAAAGTAATTACTGCTTTTATATATGAATGGTGTCATACGAGAAAATAA
- a CDS encoding amino acid permease — protein MMDQNQGLKRELKSRHIFMIALGGVIGTGLFLGSGYTIHEAGPGGAIVAYLVGGFVMYLTMLCLGELAVAMPDAGSYQTYATKHISPAAGYVVGWMSWLNWSATIGIELIAVSILMKRWFPDVPSWIWCVVFAVLLFAINALSSRSFAEVEFWFASIKVITIIAFIILGGAAMFGFLDMKGNEPAPMFSSFTDYGGLFPNGLSAILITMIAVNFSFQGTELVGIAAGESENPEKTIPKAINNTVWRILIFFVLSIFILAGLFPWQQAGVIESPFVVVFDKIGIPYAADIINFVIITAVLSVANSGLYATSRMLWSMSNQGMISPIFGKLSKNGVPIYALIVSTFVGCLSLLSGIYAEDTVYLWLLSIAGFGAILVWASIALSNLLARRTYLKQGGDIKDLKFKTPLYPFVPLLALVLNLAVIVGMAFIPEQRMALYCGIPFMIVCLLFYRATRNKRSNVEHIEKTNTTELESLPRINGQ, from the coding sequence ATGATGGATCAAAACCAAGGATTAAAAAGGGAATTGAAAAGTCGGCACATATTTATGATTGCACTCGGAGGAGTTATTGGTACTGGGCTTTTTTTAGGATCGGGTTATACAATTCATGAAGCTGGACCTGGAGGAGCAATTGTAGCGTATCTTGTCGGTGGGTTTGTTATGTATTTAACGATGCTCTGCCTTGGAGAGTTAGCGGTTGCGATGCCTGATGCAGGATCTTATCAAACATATGCTACAAAGCACATTTCCCCTGCAGCGGGTTATGTAGTGGGATGGATGTCGTGGCTAAACTGGTCTGCTACGATAGGTATTGAATTAATTGCAGTTAGTATTTTGATGAAACGATGGTTTCCTGATGTACCGTCATGGATTTGGTGTGTAGTGTTTGCAGTGTTGCTCTTTGCTATTAATGCGTTATCTTCAAGAAGTTTTGCGGAAGTTGAATTCTGGTTTGCAAGTATTAAAGTAATTACAATCATTGCATTTATTATTTTGGGCGGGGCGGCAATGTTTGGTTTTCTAGATATGAAAGGAAATGAACCAGCGCCGATGTTTTCTAGCTTTACTGATTATGGTGGATTGTTCCCAAATGGATTATCAGCCATTTTAATTACGATGATTGCAGTTAATTTTTCCTTCCAAGGAACAGAACTAGTTGGTATTGCAGCTGGTGAGAGTGAAAATCCAGAGAAAACTATCCCGAAGGCAATTAATAATACAGTTTGGCGCATACTTATTTTCTTTGTACTATCTATTTTTATTCTTGCGGGACTATTTCCTTGGCAGCAAGCAGGCGTGATAGAAAGTCCATTCGTAGTTGTATTTGATAAAATTGGTATTCCTTATGCGGCTGATATTATAAATTTCGTTATTATTACAGCGGTACTATCAGTTGCGAATTCAGGATTATATGCAACTTCCCGTATGCTATGGTCGATGTCTAATCAAGGAATGATTAGCCCGATTTTTGGTAAATTATCTAAAAACGGTGTTCCTATTTATGCATTGATTGTAAGTACGTTTGTAGGGTGTCTCTCATTACTATCAGGTATTTATGCGGAAGATACAGTTTATTTATGGCTTCTTTCAATTGCAGGGTTCGGAGCAATATTAGTTTGGGCATCTATAGCTCTTTCCAATTTATTGGCTAGAAGGACATATTTGAAGCAAGGCGGGGATATTAAGGACTTAAAATTTAAAACACCATTGTATCCATTTGTTCCACTTCTTGCGTTAGTATTAAATTTAGCAGTAATTGTTGGCATGGCTTTCATTCCGGAACAAAGAATGGCATTGTATTGTGGTATTCCATTTATGATTGTTTGTTTACTGTTTTATCGTGCTACCAGAAATAAGCGAAGCAACGTAGAACATATTGAAAAGACAAATACAACTGAATTAGAAAGTTTACCCCGCATTAACGGACAGTAA
- a CDS encoding biotin/lipoyl-containing protein gives MKTVIEGVYSPCYGKVEKLFVTESSYVYEWEKLALIETIDKQQVEIKVGISGYIESLEVVEGQAIADQKLLITVRDDLLITGSD, from the coding sequence GTGAAGACGGTTATAGAAGGCGTGTATAGTCCTTGTTACGGGAAAGTAGAGAAATTATTTGTTACTGAAAGTTCTTACGTATATGAGTGGGAAAAATTAGCGTTAATTGAAACAATAGATAAGCAGCAAGTGGAAATTAAAGTGGGAATCAGTGGTTATATCGAATCATTAGAAGTGGTAGAAGGACAAGCTATCGCTGATCAAAAACTATTAATAACAGTGAGGGATGACCTTTTAATAACAGGTAGTGATTAA